Proteins from a genomic interval of Chroococcidiopsis thermalis PCC 7203:
- a CDS encoding non-ribosomal peptide synthetase, with amino-acid sequence MKADNIQDIYELSPLQQGILFHSLYAPESAVYFVQLCYFLKGNFNVVAFEQAWQEVVNRHTILRTAFYWENLEKPLQVVHREVKISLIQYDWRNLNPNESSQKLHNFLESDRTCNFDLTQPCPMRLNLIRCNDDSYYLVWSKHHLILDGWSTALVLKEVVEIYQSLCQGKNLPLLLESSFGDYIGWLQQQDLNKAKEFWQQSLQGFTAPTPLINLNNKNLSNQPEKYNRQVIKLSQTTTTALQSLAKQNQLTLNTLVQGAYALLLSRYSRETDVVYGVTISGRPADLAKAESIVGMFINTLPVRVTIDTKESLLSWLRKLQSQLAEIRQYEYSPLVEVQGWSEVPRGMPLFESILVFENYPVDRILKEWQGNLVVQSISTVDRTNYPLTVSVLPGEELEIVIDYQSDRFDFATIHRMLGHLQTLLQGMVSHPYSEIKDLSLLTDTEKHQLLVWNSNKVDYPQNICLHQLFENIVKQTPQAIAVEFAGRSLTYQQLNQQANKVAHYLQKLGVIPDQLIGICVERSLEMAIALLGILKAGGAYVPLDPDQPQQRLEFMLQDAGCNILLTQKRLVETISTYAEKVIYLDADWELIANEEESNPTSNVQPENLAYLIYTSGSTGKSKGVMIQHNNLVNAYYAWEKAYQLSSQVRCHLQMASFSFDVFSGDLIRALCSGGKLVLCPREILLEPQQLYELMRQHKIDCAEFVPVVLRNLVQYLEKSQQKLDFMRLVICGSDSWYGAEYSKFRDVLGKETRLINSFGVTEATIDSSYFEHATVELPAQQLVPIGTPYTNSQLYILDDYLQPVPVGVTGELYIGGEGLARGYHNHPELTTERFITNIFSQKPQERLYKTGDLVRYLPDGNIEFLGRIDNQVKLRGFRIELGEIEAVLSKYPPLREAVVIVREDNPGDKRLVAYIVPTTGNFDSANNSELIPQLRKYLKASLPQYMVPSAFVLLEKLPLTPNGKIDRKALPIPDAARPELQTVFITPRTPIEETLVQIWTETLRLKKVGINDNFFELGGDSILSLQIIAKAKQAGLQLTPRQIFEYQTIADLAAVAGTITKIETEQGLVTGSLPLTPIQSWFFEQVLVDSHHWNQAVLLEVDRSCNPILLEQVICQLLTHHDALRLRFMQTESGWESIIAAPDRISPFSIIDLSSLSQSEQKQAMEAKATALQASLNLSKGPLVQVALFVMGAKQPNRLLFTVHHLAIDGVSWRILLEDLQTAYQQLSREQEIQLPAKTTSVKQWAEKLQEYANSETVKAEINYWLSQSYQNISSLPIDDLNGENTVASACTISVSLTQEETEALLHEVPAAYQTQINDILLTALVQTFYQWTGHSSLLINLEGHGREDILENVDLSRTVGWFTSIFPVVLDITATFSNGEALKTVKEQLRNIPCKGINYGVLRYLSEKSIADVQTLPQAEITFNFLGQFDQVISETSMFRPAAESAGETQSPRGSRDCLLEVGALIVCSQLHINWTYSKALHKQTTVEKLAQVFIEALRSLIVHCQSPEAEGYTPSDFPQMQFSQQELDRLMAELG; translated from the coding sequence ATGAAAGCTGACAATATCCAAGATATTTATGAACTATCACCTTTACAACAAGGAATTCTCTTTCATAGTTTGTATGCTCCCGAATCGGCTGTTTATTTTGTCCAGTTATGTTACTTCCTGAAAGGCAATTTTAATGTTGTAGCTTTTGAACAAGCTTGGCAAGAAGTAGTCAACCGCCACACTATTTTACGCACAGCTTTTTATTGGGAAAATCTAGAAAAACCTTTACAGGTTGTGCATCGGGAAGTCAAAATATCGCTAATACAGTACGATTGGCGAAATCTAAACCCAAATGAGTCGTCGCAGAAATTGCATAATTTTTTGGAGAGCGATCGCACCTGCAATTTCGACTTAACACAACCATGCCCAATGCGGCTGAATTTAATTCGCTGTAACGATGATTCTTATTACTTGGTTTGGAGTAAACATCATCTTATTTTAGATGGTTGGTCAACAGCTTTAGTTTTAAAAGAAGTAGTAGAAATTTACCAATCGCTTTGCCAAGGTAAAAATTTACCTTTATTATTAGAGAGTTCCTTTGGTGATTATATTGGTTGGTTACAACAACAAGATTTAAACAAAGCAAAGGAATTTTGGCAACAGTCATTACAGGGCTTTACAGCACCCACGCCCTTAATTAATTTAAATAATAAAAACTTATCCAACCAACCAGAGAAATACAATCGGCAAGTAATCAAGCTTTCACAAACAACCACCACAGCACTACAATCTTTAGCAAAACAGAATCAACTCACACTCAACACCCTTGTCCAAGGAGCTTACGCTCTACTTTTAAGCCGCTACAGTAGAGAAACAGATGTAGTTTATGGTGTAACAATCTCCGGTCGTCCAGCAGATTTAGCCAAAGCCGAGTCTATAGTGGGGATGTTTATCAATACTCTACCTGTACGAGTCACAATTGATACTAAAGAATCTTTGTTATCTTGGTTGAGAAAATTACAATCACAACTAGCAGAAATAAGGCAATATGAATATAGCCCACTGGTAGAAGTGCAAGGTTGGAGTGAAGTACCAAGAGGGATGCCTTTATTTGAAAGCATATTAGTATTTGAAAATTACCCAGTAGACAGGATTTTAAAAGAATGGCAAGGGAATTTAGTAGTTCAAAGCATTAGTACTGTCGATCGCACTAACTATCCCTTAACAGTTAGTGTTCTTCCTGGTGAAGAGTTAGAAATTGTTATAGATTATCAGAGCGATCGCTTTGATTTTGCCACCATCCACAGAATGTTAGGACATCTCCAAACATTGTTGCAAGGCATGGTGAGTCATCCTTACAGTGAAATAAAAGATTTATCACTGTTAACAGATACAGAGAAACACCAGCTATTAGTATGGAATAGCAACAAAGTTGATTATCCCCAAAATATTTGCCTTCATCAGCTATTTGAAAACATTGTTAAGCAAACACCTCAGGCGATCGCAGTAGAGTTTGCAGGTAGAAGTCTTACTTATCAACAACTAAATCAGCAAGCTAATAAAGTCGCTCATTATTTACAGAAATTAGGAGTAATACCCGACCAATTAATTGGTATTTGTGTAGAACGCTCATTAGAAATGGCGATCGCACTTTTAGGTATTTTAAAAGCAGGTGGTGCTTATGTACCATTAGACCCAGATCAACCACAGCAACGTTTAGAATTCATGTTGCAGGATGCGGGTTGTAATATCCTACTCACTCAAAAGCGACTGGTTGAAACTATTTCCACCTATGCAGAGAAAGTCATATATTTAGATGCAGATTGGGAATTAATTGCTAACGAAGAAGAATCTAACCCAACCAGCAACGTACAACCAGAAAATTTAGCCTACCTGATTTACACCTCTGGTTCTACGGGTAAATCGAAAGGGGTAATGATTCAACATAACAACCTTGTTAATGCTTACTATGCTTGGGAAAAAGCTTATCAACTAAGTTCTCAAGTTCGCTGTCATTTACAAATGGCTAGCTTTTCCTTTGATGTTTTTTCTGGAGATTTAATTCGGGCTTTGTGTTCTGGTGGAAAGTTAGTGCTGTGTCCAAGGGAAATACTTCTAGAACCCCAACAACTCTATGAATTGATGCGTCAACACAAAATTGACTGCGCGGAATTTGTACCAGTTGTATTAAGAAACCTTGTGCAGTACCTAGAAAAAAGCCAACAAAAACTCGATTTTATGCGGTTGGTTATCTGTGGTTCTGATAGTTGGTATGGAGCCGAGTATAGTAAATTCCGTGATGTTCTTGGTAAAGAAACACGGTTAATTAACTCTTTTGGTGTAACCGAAGCCACAATCGACAGTTCATATTTTGAACACGCCACAGTAGAGTTACCAGCTCAACAGTTAGTACCAATTGGCACACCTTATACTAACAGCCAACTTTATATATTAGATGACTATTTACAACCAGTACCAGTAGGCGTTACTGGAGAACTTTACATTGGTGGTGAAGGTTTAGCCAGAGGGTATCACAACCATCCAGAATTAACCACCGAAAGGTTTATTACTAATATTTTCAGCCAAAAACCACAAGAACGGCTTTATAAAACTGGTGACTTAGTTCGCTATCTTCCAGATGGAAACATCGAGTTTTTAGGACGCATTGACAACCAAGTCAAACTTCGCGGTTTTCGGATTGAACTGGGAGAAATTGAGGCAGTCCTGAGTAAATATCCACCCCTCCGAGAAGCTGTGGTTATAGTTAGAGAAGATAACCCTGGTGACAAACGTTTAGTAGCATATATCGTTCCTACTACTGGGAATTTTGACTCAGCAAATAATAGTGAACTGATACCACAGTTACGAAAATACTTGAAAGCAAGTCTACCACAGTATATGGTGCCTTCTGCTTTTGTACTCTTGGAAAAATTACCACTGACACCAAATGGTAAAATAGACCGCAAAGCCCTGCCTATACCAGATGCCGCTAGACCCGAATTACAAACGGTTTTCATCACACCCCGCACTCCAATTGAGGAAACGCTGGTGCAGATATGGACTGAAACCCTACGACTCAAGAAAGTTGGTATTAATGACAATTTTTTTGAGTTAGGTGGAGATTCGATACTGAGTCTGCAAATTATTGCTAAAGCTAAACAAGCTGGGTTGCAGCTAACCCCCAGACAGATATTTGAATATCAGACAATTGCCGATTTAGCTGCTGTAGCAGGTACAATTACAAAAATTGAAACCGAACAAGGTCTTGTTACGGGTTCTTTACCTCTAACTCCTATTCAAAGTTGGTTTTTTGAACAGGTACTTGTTGATTCCCATCACTGGAATCAAGCGGTATTGCTAGAAGTAGATCGAAGTTGTAACCCAATTTTATTAGAGCAGGTTATCTGCCAATTACTGACTCACCACGATGCACTGCGTTTGCGCTTTATGCAAACTGAATCTGGTTGGGAGTCAATTATTGCAGCTCCCGATCGAATATCACCTTTTTCGATTATTGATTTATCAAGCCTATCCCAAAGCGAGCAGAAGCAGGCTATGGAGGCTAAAGCTACTGCTCTACAAGCCAGCTTAAATTTATCAAAAGGTCCATTAGTTCAAGTTGCTTTATTTGTAATGGGGGCAAAACAACCCAACAGATTATTATTTACCGTTCACCATCTCGCCATTGATGGAGTTTCCTGGCGGATTTTGCTAGAAGACCTACAAACTGCTTACCAACAACTCAGCCGAGAGCAAGAGATACAACTACCAGCGAAAACTACTTCGGTAAAACAGTGGGCTGAAAAACTTCAAGAATACGCTAACTCGGAAACTGTAAAAGCAGAAATAAATTATTGGTTGAGTCAGTCTTACCAAAATATTTCTTCTTTGCCTATTGACGATTTAAATGGAGAAAATACTGTAGCTTCAGCTTGTACCATTTCAGTTAGTCTTACCCAGGAAGAAACCGAAGCTTTATTACATGAAGTACCAGCAGCCTATCAAACTCAAATTAATGATATTTTGCTAACTGCTCTTGTGCAGACATTTTATCAATGGACTGGTCATAGTTCACTTTTGATTAATTTGGAAGGTCACGGACGAGAAGACATTTTAGAAAACGTGGATTTATCCCGTACTGTTGGCTGGTTTACTAGTATCTTTCCGGTGGTGTTAGATATCACAGCCACTTTTAGTAATGGAGAAGCATTAAAGACGGTAAAAGAACAATTGCGTAATATTCCTTGTAAAGGTATTAACTATGGTGTATTGCGTTATCTCAGTGAAAAGTCAATTGCTGATGTGCAAACTTTACCCCAAGCAGAGATAACATTTAACTTCTTAGGTCAGTTTGACCAAGTAATTTCTGAAACCTCTATGTTTCGACCTGCTGCTGAATCTGCTGGAGAAACACAAAGTCCTAGAGGAAGCCGCGACTGTTTGCTGGAGGTAGGTGCATTAATTGTTTGTAGTCAACTGCATATAAATTGGACTTATAGCAAAGCATTACATAAACAAACCACGGTTGAAAAGCTGGCTCAAGTATTTATTGAAGCGTTGCGATCGCTCATTGTTCACTGTCAGTCCCCCGAAGCTGAGGGTTACACTCCTTCTGATTTTCCCCAGATGCAGTTTAGTCAACAAGAACTGGATCGATTAATGGCAGAACTCGGTTAG